Proteins from one Mucilaginibacter jinjuensis genomic window:
- a CDS encoding glycerophosphodiester phosphodiesterase family protein, with protein MKLRTCLLFAIALVQFGAAEAQNKIMVTAHRGDWRNAPENSLRAFQYAADMGVDIVELDLKKTKDGEIVIMHDATINRTTNGKGVPADYTLDEIKVFRLKNGLGRVTNNPIPTLKEVMLALKGSGVKVNLDKSYDVYPEAYAILKETGTLKQAIFKSEMPFDSLQHRYPQLVDRIIYMPVVNLDKPDARKVITDYLKGMKPYAFELIFTKDTSAILTDNKFITKTGSKVWINSLWASLNGGHDDDTAVEDDNKEDSWDWIINHGATIIQTDRPKLLLEYLRKKQLHR; from the coding sequence ATGAAATTAAGAACGTGCCTGCTATTTGCGATAGCTTTAGTGCAATTTGGAGCTGCCGAGGCTCAAAATAAAATAATGGTAACCGCACACCGCGGCGACTGGCGCAATGCCCCCGAAAACTCATTAAGAGCCTTTCAATATGCTGCCGATATGGGCGTTGATATTGTTGAGCTTGACCTGAAAAAAACGAAAGATGGTGAAATCGTTATCATGCACGATGCAACTATTAACCGTACCACCAACGGCAAAGGCGTGCCTGCCGATTATACGCTAGATGAAATTAAAGTCTTCAGGTTAAAAAATGGTTTAGGCCGTGTAACCAATAATCCTATCCCTACATTAAAAGAAGTAATGCTGGCTTTAAAAGGCAGCGGCGTAAAAGTAAACCTTGATAAAAGCTACGATGTTTACCCCGAAGCTTATGCTATTTTAAAAGAGACCGGTACGTTAAAGCAGGCCATCTTTAAATCAGAAATGCCTTTTGACTCGCTTCAGCACAGATACCCACAACTGGTAGATAGGATTATCTATATGCCGGTGGTAAACCTGGATAAACCAGATGCCAGAAAAGTAATTACTGATTACCTGAAAGGCATGAAACCTTATGCTTTCGAATTGATTTTCACGAAGGATACTTCGGCTATATTGACCGATAATAAATTCATCACCAAAACAGGATCTAAAGTTTGGATCAACTCTTTATGGGCTTCGCTTAACGGCGGGCACGATGATGATACTGCCGTTGAAGACGATAATAAAGAAGACAGTTGGGACTGGATCATTAACCATGGTGCAACCATTATCCAGACAGATCGCCCGAAATTACTTTTGGAATACCTGAGAAAAAAACAACTCCACCGTTAA
- a CDS encoding RagB/SusD family nutrient uptake outer membrane protein — MKKKLIAVTCLAALMVVSSSCKKSFLEQSDPNAVGVAASYQSPNDVLLAVNGIYQSLRSGNNIGETSDLWTDQRSDDTGTNDNQSNAGEPFQFNNFSLLASNTYLKSHWVSLYGTITRANTVLSNVDAVAFPDPSLKAQYVAEAKFLRAIMYFHLVRLWGDVPLVTKQLASTEVTANTFREKQATVYAQIVADLTDVTNSPLPNLQTGGNIGRASKAAANAFLGQVYLTMATTQDQANRATNLANAKNFLMTAYNMRTFGALSSIPYTDVFDVNKKSTCPELIWQIVNKQGDINYSSSIAANNQAKGETINSLKASSGVGGNVTHDLINDYEANDPRMTFSVKYANDPIVKDWFITKFRDASAAATNLGYGGNDWILMRYADVILMLAEVNMYLGDNASAITYLDQVRVRAGMPTYAVSITNPAYTAKYPTLKLAILHERRVELAFEHHRWFDLLRTFTTDELVAYFKSKPQADFGSAILANFTTKDRYYPIPFDEYKLDPVKMYQNPGY, encoded by the coding sequence CCTGGCTGCACTTATGGTGGTAAGTTCGTCATGTAAGAAAAGCTTTTTAGAGCAAAGCGACCCCAATGCAGTTGGCGTTGCTGCAAGTTACCAATCGCCTAATGATGTATTGCTGGCCGTTAACGGTATCTATCAATCATTACGAAGTGGTAATAATATCGGTGAAACCAGTGATCTTTGGACAGATCAGCGTTCTGATGATACCGGCACAAATGATAACCAGAGTAACGCAGGTGAGCCATTCCAGTTCAATAACTTTTCGCTGCTGGCAAGTAATACCTATTTAAAATCACACTGGGTTTCTTTATATGGTACTATTACCCGTGCAAATACGGTTTTATCAAACGTTGATGCCGTTGCTTTTCCTGATCCCAGCTTAAAAGCGCAGTATGTTGCTGAGGCTAAATTTTTACGTGCCATCATGTACTTTCATTTAGTACGTTTATGGGGCGATGTGCCATTGGTAACCAAACAACTGGCTTCTACAGAAGTTACTGCAAACACTTTTCGTGAGAAACAAGCTACTGTATACGCACAAATTGTTGCAGACTTAACAGATGTAACTAACAGCCCGCTGCCTAACCTGCAAACAGGAGGAAACATTGGCCGTGCATCTAAAGCTGCTGCAAACGCATTTTTAGGCCAGGTATATCTGACCATGGCTACCACGCAGGATCAGGCCAACCGTGCAACCAACCTGGCCAATGCTAAAAATTTCCTGATGACTGCATATAACATGCGCACTTTTGGCGCGTTGAGCAGCATTCCTTACACCGATGTTTTTGATGTGAATAAAAAATCAACCTGCCCGGAGCTGATCTGGCAGATTGTAAATAAACAGGGCGATATCAATTACAGCTCATCAATTGCAGCCAACAACCAGGCAAAAGGAGAAACGATTAACTCGTTAAAAGCATCATCTGGTGTGGGTGGTAACGTTACACATGATCTGATCAATGATTATGAAGCAAACGACCCACGTATGACTTTCTCTGTTAAATATGCTAACGATCCAATTGTAAAAGATTGGTTTATTACCAAATTCAGAGATGCAAGCGCCGCTGCTACCAACTTAGGTTACGGTGGTAACGACTGGATCTTGATGAGATATGCAGACGTAATTTTAATGCTGGCCGAAGTAAATATGTACCTGGGCGACAATGCAAGCGCTATCACATACCTGGATCAGGTACGCGTAAGGGCTGGTATGCCAACTTATGCAGTTTCAATTACCAACCCTGCCTACACTGCAAAATACCCAACATTAAAACTGGCCATTTTGCACGAGCGCCGCGTAGAACTGGCGTTTGAGCACCACCGCTGGTTCGATTTGTTAAGAACCTTTACCACTGACGAGTTGGTAGCTTATTTCAAAAGCAAACCACAGGCTGATTTTGGCTCGGCCATCTTAGCTAACTTTACAACTAAGGACAGATATTATCCTATTCCGTTTGATGAGTACAAACTCGATCCGGTTAAGATGTACCAGAACCCTGGTTATTAA